One Candidatus Neomarinimicrobiota bacterium genomic region harbors:
- a CDS encoding PhnD/SsuA/transferrin family substrate-binding protein, with product MKRSDRLPLIVALASASAVIWLSLRWATDISIPIAEPVRESRFVDKPVQYFGVVSRYTPREIYLGYQPIMDYLSEKTPYLFELKLSTSYAGTAEQLGSGEICAASLGSLIYVTSQKEYGLNVLLRPLNAKGKDYFHIVFVTRSDSPIEDLPDLRGKRLLFPSEESLTGQWMPHYLSAHSSIMPDDLLRYEFVPYHTTVAERVLSGEFDAGVVKSVVADQYVAKGLKVFHISPPIPSTPIVVSSQTPREIEKAISDALLAIDPADPGMRERLESWDEEFSHGFELAQNKDYDIIRNIIGSGTR from the coding sequence ATGAAAAGAAGTGACAGACTCCCGCTCATCGTTGCCTTAGCATCCGCCTCCGCGGTTATATGGCTTTCTCTTCGCTGGGCCACGGATATCTCAATTCCGATTGCAGAACCGGTCAGAGAGAGCAGGTTTGTGGACAAACCGGTGCAGTACTTTGGGGTCGTGTCGCGGTATACTCCCCGCGAGATATATCTCGGTTATCAGCCCATCATGGACTATCTGTCTGAAAAGACCCCGTATCTTTTTGAACTGAAACTTAGCACATCGTACGCCGGAACGGCTGAACAACTAGGCTCCGGAGAAATATGTGCTGCCTCCCTCGGAAGCCTCATCTATGTCACCTCACAGAAAGAGTACGGTCTCAACGTTCTGCTAAGACCGCTTAATGCAAAAGGAAAAGACTACTTCCACATCGTCTTTGTCACCCGGAGTGACAGTCCCATTGAGGATTTGCCTGACTTGAGAGGCAAAAGACTGTTGTTTCCATCGGAAGAATCTCTAACGGGGCAGTGGATGCCCCACTACCTTTCAGCGCATTCTTCTATCATGCCGGACGATTTGTTACGATATGAATTTGTTCCCTATCATACGACTGTTGCGGAGAGAGTGCTCAGTGGGGAATTTGACGCTGGCGTAGTCAAAAGCGTGGTGGCTGATCAGTACGTCGCGAAGGGGTTGAAGGTTTTCCACATATCGCCGCCGATCCCGTCTACTCCCATTGTCGTATCCAGTCAGACTCCTCGGGAGATAGAGAAGGCAATCAGCGATGCATTGCTTGCCATCGATCCGGCTGACCCCGGGATGCGAGAGCGTCTTGAATCGTGGGATGAGGAATTTTCCCACGGTTTTGAGTTGGCCCAGAATAAGGATTACGACATCATCAGGAATATAATCGGAAGCGGCACGCGCTGA
- a CDS encoding ATP-binding protein: MFTLPQTLKARLTLLFGTLLIGVVAVTMVLVFGRMKRLVLEKHMRSAQSVAHIGAIPLTDAMLSSEMGKSPPEDYFHRTLRTLRSDQDQAIIYAVFVDAAGSSALASSTEGEWFKRMPPSQLGDYIYRSKSEWILQTTASIGISSKVWGYLVLGFDATKVQTEVRYALILISFAGFTVILITLAVVNLMAEQITKRLNRMMVAVDQFSFGESQIDLPEGDDEIGRLATRFNEMRERLIQSSQELRDSERSLFHAEKLASVGRLAAGVAHEINNPLTGIRHAITNILSDASDEKERQEYLTLIDEALKKIESVITKLLGFSRRRGDVTTDASLADAVTNAVQLLDYTIQSKKADVKFENPDGLPALYCDPHLLDEICMNLIINALDAVDENGHIVCRTGEADGMVTLEIEDDGHGISEDVMLHLFEPFFTTKQVGEGTGLGLYVTREIVHGLRGRIDVSSNGTKGAKFTVLLPLGS, from the coding sequence ATGTTCACTCTCCCCCAAACTCTCAAGGCCCGGCTGACTCTCCTCTTCGGTACATTGTTGATCGGTGTGGTTGCCGTGACTATGGTGCTTGTATTCGGCCGCATGAAACGGCTCGTTCTAGAGAAACATATGCGGTCCGCTCAGAGTGTTGCCCACATCGGCGCCATCCCGCTGACCGATGCCATGCTGTCTAGTGAAATGGGAAAATCGCCACCGGAAGACTATTTCCACCGCACCTTGCGAACTCTTCGCTCGGATCAGGATCAGGCAATTATCTATGCAGTTTTCGTGGATGCAGCAGGCAGCTCAGCGCTGGCATCCAGCACGGAGGGAGAATGGTTCAAGAGGATGCCTCCTTCTCAACTGGGTGATTATATCTATCGGTCGAAAAGTGAATGGATACTGCAGACAACCGCCTCCATCGGGATATCATCCAAGGTCTGGGGTTATCTCGTTCTCGGATTCGACGCCACCAAGGTTCAAACTGAAGTACGGTATGCTCTCATCCTTATAAGTTTCGCAGGTTTTACCGTCATTTTGATCACGCTTGCTGTTGTCAATCTGATGGCTGAACAGATCACCAAGAGGTTGAATCGGATGATGGTTGCCGTGGATCAGTTCAGCTTTGGAGAGTCTCAGATCGATCTTCCTGAAGGGGATGATGAGATCGGAAGACTTGCCACCCGATTTAATGAAATGAGAGAGCGACTCATCCAGTCAAGTCAGGAACTGCGCGATTCTGAGCGAAGCCTCTTTCACGCGGAAAAACTGGCCTCGGTGGGGAGACTGGCGGCGGGCGTTGCTCATGAAATTAATAACCCGCTCACAGGCATCAGACACGCCATCACCAATATTCTTTCAGATGCGAGTGATGAGAAAGAGCGTCAAGAGTATCTGACGCTTATCGATGAAGCACTGAAGAAAATTGAATCTGTCATCACAAAACTGCTCGGTTTTTCCCGTAGAAGAGGCGATGTAACGACTGACGCTTCTCTGGCGGATGCGGTGACGAATGCTGTCCAGCTCCTGGACTACACTATTCAATCAAAGAAAGCGGATGTAAAGTTTGAAAATCCAGACGGTCTACCGGCACTCTATTGCGATCCCCATCTCTTGGATGAGATTTGTATGAACCTCATTATTAATGCTCTTGATGCAGTGGATGAAAATGGCCATATAGTGTGCCGTACGGGAGAAGCTGATGGTATGGTCACCCTGGAGATAGAGGACGATGGTCATGGTATCTCAGAAGACGTCATGCTGCACCTGTTTGAGCCTTTTTTCACCACAAAGCAGGTGGGAGAAGGGACAGGACTGGGTCTTTATGTGACAAGGGAGATTGTCCACGGACTTAGGGGTCGGATTGATGTATCTTCTAACGGAACAAAGGGTGCTAAATTTACCGTGTTGCTGCCTTTGGGATCGTAA